The Martelella sp. AD-3 genome includes a region encoding these proteins:
- a CDS encoding SLC13 family permease, with translation MIALIGVSPAIAALVLLALLFAAFTIEKYPPDVTAVIGAALFIVLGLVPADDVMAVFSSSAPITIGAMFVVSGALLRTGVLDALADFIVERAKSHPALAIVIFIIIAASASAFMNSTPVVLVLIPVVVRLAASLSMAPTRLLIPLSYTAILGGTCTLIGTSTNLLVAGVAQQNGLDAFSIFEIAPVGVISAIVGGVSVFVLGKFLLPHRDTDQTVGNEETPFLSEVTVLSDYAGVGKRLSEVSDFQRSGIRVTGIRRGSEIERSDLPEHILQEGDAVILIAPTSELLTFEELAGLQVGLRRSVLLEPDAEIRVAEVIVSPSRRSSGRRIADLALGRRAGMRVLGAYRASHVAGPDLPNVQLRPADKLLLEGTSEGFGDLSRVGDVVSVTEPGGRAFRRRQAPIAVLTLAGIVSLAAFNVLPIGILALLGVAVILALRCIDSDEAWQTIDGSILVLIFAMLIVGAGLENSGAVELVVRMLKPWLENLSPMLMLLAVYFVGSVLTETVTNNAVAVVYTPVVIALATQLGLDPRPFVVAVMFSASASFATPIGYQTNTLVYGAGNYRFSDFLKMGIPMNIIVGLTSVFAIGLFFPM, from the coding sequence ATGATCGCGCTCATCGGCGTTTCCCCTGCCATCGCGGCGCTTGTGCTTCTGGCGCTTCTTTTCGCCGCCTTCACGATCGAAAAATACCCTCCCGATGTGACCGCCGTCATCGGCGCGGCGCTGTTCATCGTCCTTGGCCTTGTGCCGGCGGATGATGTGATGGCCGTGTTTTCAAGCTCTGCTCCGATCACGATCGGGGCGATGTTTGTGGTTTCCGGGGCTTTGCTGCGCACCGGCGTGCTGGATGCCCTCGCGGACTTCATTGTGGAACGGGCCAAATCACACCCCGCCCTTGCCATTGTGATCTTCATCATCATCGCGGCATCGGCTTCCGCCTTCATGAACAGCACGCCGGTTGTTCTTGTTCTCATTCCGGTTGTCGTCCGCCTGGCGGCCAGTCTGAGCATGGCGCCCACGCGATTGCTGATACCGCTCTCCTACACGGCGATACTCGGCGGGACCTGTACATTGATCGGCACGTCGACAAATCTTCTCGTCGCCGGGGTGGCGCAGCAGAACGGACTGGATGCTTTCTCGATTTTCGAGATCGCGCCGGTCGGCGTCATCTCGGCGATCGTGGGCGGCGTGTCCGTCTTTGTCCTCGGCAAATTCCTGCTGCCGCACCGGGATACGGATCAGACTGTGGGCAATGAAGAGACGCCGTTTCTGTCCGAGGTCACCGTGCTGTCCGATTATGCCGGGGTCGGCAAACGACTGTCCGAGGTCAGTGATTTTCAGCGTTCCGGCATCCGGGTGACGGGCATAAGGCGCGGAAGCGAGATCGAACGAAGCGATCTCCCCGAACACATCCTTCAGGAGGGCGACGCCGTGATCCTCATCGCCCCGACATCCGAGCTCCTGACCTTCGAGGAACTGGCCGGCCTGCAGGTCGGCCTGCGGCGATCGGTTCTGTTGGAACCCGATGCCGAAATTCGTGTGGCAGAGGTCATCGTGTCGCCTTCACGCAGAAGCTCGGGCAGGCGCATTGCGGATCTCGCTCTCGGGCGGCGTGCCGGCATGCGCGTCCTCGGCGCCTATCGAGCCAGCCATGTGGCAGGGCCGGACCTGCCCAACGTTCAGTTGCGCCCGGCCGACAAGCTTCTTCTTGAAGGCACGTCGGAAGGATTCGGCGACTTGTCGAGGGTGGGGGACGTCGTTTCGGTTACGGAACCCGGCGGCCGCGCCTTCCGGCGGCGACAGGCGCCGATTGCCGTCCTGACCCTGGCCGGCATCGTCAGCCTTGCCGCATTCAACGTCCTGCCGATCGGGATTCTCGCCCTTCTGGGCGTCGCAGTCATCCTTGCGCTGCGCTGCATTGACAGCGACGAAGCCTGGCAGACCATCGACGGATCCATTCTCGTCCTGATCTTCGCGATGCTGATCGTCGGCGCCGGCCTGGAAAACAGCGGCGCCGTGGAACTCGTCGTGCGCATGCTGAAGCCGTGGCTGGAAAACCTGTCGCCGATGCTGATGCTGCTGGCGGTCTATTTCGTTGGCTCCGTGCTGACGGAAACCGTCACCAACAATGCCGTCGCGGTTGTCTACACGCCGGTTGTCATTGCGCTCGCCACCCAGCTTGGTCTAGACCCCCGGCCTTTTGTCGTCGCCGTCATGTTCTCCGCCAGCGCAAGCTTTGCGACGCCGATCGGCTACCAGACCAATACGCTTGTCTACGGCGCGGGCAACTACCGGTTCAGCGACTTCCTGAAGATGGGAATCCCGATGAACATCATCGTCGGCCTGACGTCCGTCTTCGCGATCGGCCTCTTCTTCCCGATGTGA
- a CDS encoding transcriptional regulator, which yields MPRNFLVVDPEKDFQVIKGLAAPARIAVLKLLRRKGALNVKEIGESLDLPQSTVSLSVQLLEEAGLIRTESQRARKGSQKLCTNIYDEIAIVFGEAAEERREDGIEVSMPVGLYTAFDVSAPCGLCTDESIIGLLDVPDSFLDPARMKAGLIWFTRGTVEYQFPNNARLANLDVTEIEFSMELSSETPGTNPDWPSDITITVNGIDIGHWTSPGDYGDRRGSFTPDWWKLKGSQYGMLKRFRVSGSGSYVDGIRISDVCLADLQLDRHHSIRLSISVREDARHPGGVNIFGKGFGNYDQDIVLRMTTQ from the coding sequence ATGCCAAGAAATTTCCTCGTCGTCGATCCTGAAAAGGATTTCCAGGTCATCAAGGGGCTGGCCGCGCCCGCGCGCATCGCCGTTCTCAAACTGTTGCGTCGCAAGGGCGCGCTCAATGTGAAGGAGATCGGCGAAAGCCTGGACCTGCCGCAGTCAACGGTCTCCCTCAGCGTGCAATTGCTGGAAGAGGCCGGGCTGATCCGCACGGAAAGCCAGCGGGCGCGCAAGGGAAGCCAGAAGCTTTGCACCAATATTTACGACGAGATCGCCATCGTTTTCGGCGAGGCGGCGGAAGAGCGCCGCGAGGACGGTATCGAGGTGTCGATGCCAGTCGGCCTCTACACCGCTTTCGACGTCAGCGCGCCATGCGGGCTCTGCACCGACGAGAGCATTATCGGGCTGCTCGACGTGCCCGATTCGTTTCTCGATCCGGCGCGCATGAAGGCCGGGCTGATCTGGTTCACCCGCGGCACCGTGGAATACCAGTTTCCCAATAATGCCCGGCTCGCGAACCTTGATGTCACGGAGATCGAGTTCTCGATGGAACTCTCCTCCGAAACGCCGGGGACGAACCCGGACTGGCCCTCCGATATCACGATCACCGTCAACGGCATCGACATCGGCCACTGGACATCGCCGGGCGACTACGGGGACCGCCGCGGCTCGTTCACGCCGGACTGGTGGAAGCTGAAGGGCTCGCAATACGGCATGCTGAAGCGCTTCCGCGTCTCCGGCTCCGGATCCTATGTCGACGGAATCAGGATATCCGATGTCTGCCTCGCCGACCTTCAGCTTGACCGGCACCACTCGATCCGCCTGTCGATCAGCGTGCGCGAGGACGCCCGCCATCCCGGCGGGGTCAACATCTTCGGCAAGGGTTTCGGCAATTACGACCAGGACATCGTCCTGCGCATGACCACCCAATAG
- a CDS encoding alpha-N-arabinofuranosidase: MQARVTAHKNFTISTIDPRLYGSFLEHLGRAVYTGIYEPEHPTADENGMRRDVIDLVRQLDTPICRYPGGNFVSAYNWEDGIGPQSERPTRLDLAWRTAESNQVGIHEFARWAEAANTEMMLAVNLGSRGLDAARNFVEYVNHPGGTYWSDLRRKNGQADPWNVKLWCLGNEMDGPWQVGHKSAAEYGHLANETAKAIRSFDDKLELVVCGSSHSDMPTFPQWEATVLDESYDQVDYISLHMYFMNYEKNTREYLALPEKLDRYIGSVSGVIDYIKAKKRSKKDVKISFDEWNVWYHEREADEKRMKEWDWPHAPVLLEDVYNFEDVLQVGCILNTFIRRSDVVRIACIAQLVNVIAPIMTEPGGAAWKQTIYYPFQFASCFGRGTALALDVDCARYNADVAADVSYLDIAGVHDDDAGTLTFFAVNRNGEEPMTIDLALERFGEAKSVEHTLIKHENLEAANTKDNPENVKPVKQDGATLTNGRVSLTVPPYSYSMIRVTL; encoded by the coding sequence ATGCAGGCCCGCGTTACCGCGCACAAGAACTTCACCATTTCCACGATCGATCCACGCCTCTATGGCTCGTTCCTCGAGCATCTCGGACGCGCAGTATACACCGGCATCTATGAGCCTGAACATCCCACCGCAGACGAAAACGGCATGCGCCGCGACGTCATCGATCTCGTGCGTCAGCTCGACACGCCGATCTGCCGCTATCCCGGCGGCAATTTCGTCTCGGCCTATAACTGGGAGGACGGGATCGGACCCCAGAGCGAGCGCCCCACGCGGCTCGATCTCGCCTGGCGGACAGCGGAATCCAACCAGGTCGGCATTCACGAATTCGCCCGATGGGCCGAGGCCGCCAACACCGAAATGATGCTGGCCGTCAATCTCGGCTCGCGCGGCCTCGACGCCGCCCGTAACTTTGTCGAATATGTCAACCATCCGGGCGGCACCTATTGGTCGGACCTGCGCCGCAAGAACGGTCAGGCCGACCCCTGGAACGTCAAGCTCTGGTGCCTCGGAAACGAAATGGATGGTCCCTGGCAGGTCGGCCACAAATCGGCGGCCGAATATGGCCATCTCGCCAATGAGACCGCCAAGGCGATCCGGTCTTTCGATGACAAGCTCGAACTGGTCGTCTGCGGCTCCTCCCATTCAGACATGCCGACCTTCCCGCAATGGGAGGCGACGGTTCTCGACGAGAGCTATGACCAGGTCGATTATATCTCGCTGCACATGTATTTCATGAACTACGAGAAGAACACGCGCGAGTATCTCGCGCTTCCGGAAAAGCTCGACCGCTATATCGGTTCAGTCAGCGGTGTGATCGACTATATCAAGGCGAAGAAACGCTCGAAGAAAGATGTGAAAATATCTTTCGATGAGTGGAATGTCTGGTATCATGAGCGGGAAGCAGACGAAAAACGCATGAAGGAATGGGACTGGCCGCACGCGCCGGTGCTGCTTGAGGATGTCTACAATTTCGAGGACGTTCTTCAGGTCGGATGCATCCTCAATACCTTCATCCGGCGCTCCGATGTCGTGCGCATCGCCTGCATCGCCCAGCTCGTGAACGTGATCGCGCCGATCATGACGGAGCCGGGCGGCGCGGCCTGGAAGCAGACGATCTATTATCCCTTCCAGTTTGCCTCCTGTTTCGGCAGGGGCACGGCGCTCGCTCTCGATGTCGACTGCGCGCGCTACAATGCCGATGTTGCTGCCGATGTCTCCTACCTCGACATTGCGGGCGTCCATGACGACGACGCGGGCACGCTGACCTTCTTCGCCGTCAACCGCAATGGGGAAGAGCCGATGACCATCGACCTGGCGCTGGAACGGTTCGGCGAAGCCAAATCTGTCGAGCACACGCTGATCAAGCACGAGAATCTCGAGGCGGCGAACACGAAGGACAATCCGGAGAACGTGAAGCCGGTGAAACAGGATGGCGCGACCCTGACGAATGGCAGGGTCTCGTTGACGGTGCCGCCCTATTCCTACTCGATGATCCGTGTGACGCTTTAG
- a CDS encoding extracellular solute-binding protein, with product MLGVASGAIIAAAVLAGPVQAQETVSWWDFLSGGDGIRMKQLISDFNADHEGEITIDATTLEWGTPFYSKVRTSAAIGEGPDIMTYHASRIPLAVSQGILQEITPDDWSAMGLSEADYAPSTWDAVTVDGKQYAVPFDTHPIVLYYNKDALAAAGLLSEDGKPMGLDSREGFEATLKGLKEAGSEYPLASTTADGTFMFRTIYSFMGQQDGELMTDGEFLAGDNAEKLENTLAALQGWTNEGLQTTYTDYPATVALFTSGESPLMINGVWEVPTMIDLKDQGKLFEWGAVELPVIFDHPSTYADSHTFAIPANSGKEMSPEKRAAVLEVISWMAQNSLFWATAGHIPAYGPVTQSDEYQTMEPNATYSSLTENMIFDPKSPLAGVAGPIYDVMSTYFVPTLNGEMEPAEAVEEIKYELNDLQ from the coding sequence ATGCTTGGTGTGGCTTCGGGTGCGATCATCGCGGCGGCGGTGCTGGCCGGCCCGGTTCAGGCCCAGGAAACAGTGTCGTGGTGGGATTTCCTTTCCGGCGGCGACGGCATTCGCATGAAGCAGCTGATCTCCGATTTCAATGCCGACCACGAAGGCGAGATCACCATCGATGCGACCACGCTGGAATGGGGCACCCCGTTCTACTCGAAGGTCCGGACCTCGGCGGCGATCGGCGAAGGCCCCGATATCATGACCTACCACGCAAGCCGCATTCCGCTGGCCGTCAGTCAGGGCATCCTTCAGGAAATCACGCCGGACGACTGGTCGGCAATGGGCCTCTCCGAGGCCGATTATGCCCCTTCGACCTGGGACGCGGTGACCGTGGACGGCAAGCAGTACGCCGTTCCCTTCGACACGCACCCGATCGTCCTCTATTATAACAAGGACGCCCTCGCGGCGGCCGGGCTTCTGAGCGAGGACGGCAAGCCCATGGGTCTCGATTCCCGCGAAGGCTTCGAAGCCACGCTGAAGGGCCTCAAGGAGGCCGGGTCCGAGTATCCGCTCGCCTCGACCACTGCGGACGGCACCTTCATGTTCCGCACCATCTATTCCTTCATGGGCCAGCAGGACGGTGAACTGATGACCGACGGCGAGTTCCTCGCCGGAGACAACGCCGAAAAGCTCGAAAATACGCTCGCGGCGCTGCAGGGCTGGACCAATGAGGGGCTGCAGACGACCTATACCGACTATCCCGCGACCGTCGCCCTGTTCACCTCCGGCGAATCGCCGTTGATGATCAACGGCGTCTGGGAAGTTCCGACGATGATCGACCTGAAGGATCAGGGAAAACTGTTCGAATGGGGCGCTGTCGAGCTTCCGGTCATCTTCGACCACCCCTCGACCTATGCGGACAGCCACACCTTCGCGATTCCCGCCAATTCGGGCAAGGAGATGAGCCCGGAGAAGCGGGCTGCCGTTCTGGAGGTCATTTCGTGGATGGCCCAGAACTCGCTGTTCTGGGCGACCGCTGGCCATATTCCGGCCTACGGACCGGTGACGCAGTCGGACGAGTACCAGACCATGGAACCGAACGCGACCTATTCGAGCCTGACGGAAAACATGATCTTTGATCCCAAATCGCCGCTAGCCGGTGTGGCGGGGCCGATCTACGACGTCATGTCCACCTATTTCGTGCCGACGCTCAACGGCGAAATGGAACCGGCCGAAGCGGTGGAGGAAATCAAGTACGAGCTGAACGACCTTCAGTAA
- a CDS encoding carbohydrate ABC transporter permease, which yields MLRNKRNEAIVALLLVAPFIVIYGLIFVYPTIRMFITSFQDAPLIGGGEYVALDNYTRLWGDRRFNTAFWNTAYFVALTVIPGTLVAFGIALGINRLKGRLQALILALFFLPYILPVSVVYLIWDWTLNFQFGIAMYLFDLLGMERVPVFKSTVWFMPAVAMITIWWTAGFSILLFLAGLRAIPAEIYEAAALDNASRLTTFSRLTWPLMWPVTALVLTIQLISQLKIFDQVYLFSTGGRPNDNLVLVYYVFQRAFQYDQGGRAAAAAVVLFILVIVVSVLNFQLTRLSKGRA from the coding sequence ATGCTCCGCAACAAACGGAATGAAGCGATCGTCGCCCTGTTGCTGGTCGCTCCGTTCATCGTCATTTATGGACTGATCTTCGTTTATCCGACGATCCGGATGTTCATCACCTCGTTTCAGGACGCGCCGTTGATCGGTGGCGGCGAATATGTCGCCCTGGACAACTACACGCGGCTATGGGGCGACCGGCGCTTCAACACGGCCTTCTGGAACACCGCCTATTTCGTCGCCCTCACCGTTATTCCCGGAACGCTGGTGGCCTTCGGCATCGCGCTCGGCATCAACCGGCTCAAGGGCAGGCTGCAGGCGCTGATCCTGGCCCTGTTCTTCCTGCCCTATATTCTGCCGGTTTCGGTGGTCTATCTCATCTGGGACTGGACGCTCAACTTCCAGTTCGGCATCGCCATGTATCTTTTCGATCTCCTGGGCATGGAGCGGGTGCCGGTGTTCAAGTCGACCGTGTGGTTCATGCCGGCCGTCGCCATGATCACGATCTGGTGGACCGCCGGGTTTTCGATCCTGCTGTTTCTGGCGGGGCTGCGGGCAATACCCGCCGAGATCTACGAAGCGGCCGCGCTCGACAATGCGTCGCGCCTGACAACCTTCAGCCGGCTGACCTGGCCGCTGATGTGGCCGGTGACGGCGCTGGTGCTGACCATACAACTGATCTCGCAGCTGAAGATTTTCGACCAGGTCTACCTGTTTTCGACCGGCGGCCGGCCGAACGACAATCTCGTTCTCGTCTACTATGTGTTCCAGAGGGCCTTCCAGTATGATCAGGGCGGCCGTGCCGCGGCTGCGGCTGTCGTCCTGTTCATCCTCGTCATCGTGGTCTCCGTTCTCAACTTTCAGCTGACGCGACTTTCGAAAGGGAGGGCATGA
- a CDS encoding carbohydrate ABC transporter permease, translated as MHATTARRLNIAGLAITLLTVFIAVVWAFPLYWGVISSLKPEDEVVRRYIELWPETLTFSHYYFALTQTQIGIWYLNSIVTAVAITVLTVGSSMFCGYAISQLEFPFRKVLWVLILASFMVPMQVLIVNHFELMARFGFINTWAGIVLPQLIHPVVIIVYKQFFDNVPKDFREAAAMDSASEWRILTRIYMPMNWGVTTALAIVTFIWSWNAFLWPFLAVTKTEMMTITVGITQVNDAFGVYYARELSAAVLAGLPVALAYLVFQRKVTQAITLSAGIKG; from the coding sequence ATGCACGCGACAACAGCAAGGCGCCTCAACATTGCCGGCCTGGCGATCACGCTTCTGACCGTCTTCATTGCCGTCGTCTGGGCCTTCCCGCTCTACTGGGGCGTCATCTCCTCGCTGAAGCCCGAAGACGAGGTCGTGCGACGCTATATCGAGCTCTGGCCGGAAACGCTCACCTTCTCGCACTACTACTTCGCGCTCACGCAGACACAGATCGGCATCTGGTACCTGAATTCCATCGTCACGGCGGTTGCCATCACCGTTCTGACCGTCGGATCCTCGATGTTCTGCGGTTACGCCATCTCGCAACTCGAATTTCCCTTCCGCAAGGTCCTGTGGGTACTGATCCTCGCAAGCTTCATGGTGCCGATGCAGGTTCTGATCGTGAACCATTTCGAGCTGATGGCCCGCTTCGGCTTCATCAACACCTGGGCCGGCATCGTTCTGCCGCAGCTGATCCATCCGGTGGTCATCATCGTCTACAAGCAGTTCTTCGATAACGTCCCGAAGGATTTCCGCGAGGCGGCGGCCATGGACAGCGCCTCCGAGTGGCGCATTCTCACCCGCATCTACATGCCGATGAACTGGGGCGTGACGACCGCACTGGCGATCGTGACCTTCATCTGGTCCTGGAACGCCTTCCTGTGGCCATTCCTGGCCGTGACGAAGACGGAAATGATGACCATCACCGTCGGCATTACCCAGGTGAACGATGCCTTCGGGGTGTATTACGCCCGCGAACTGTCCGCCGCCGTCCTGGCCGGCCTCCCCGTCGCCCTCGCCTATCTTGTCTTCCAGCGGAAGGTGACCCAGGCCATCACGCTTTCCGCCGGCATCAAGGGGTAG
- a CDS encoding ABC transporter ATP-binding protein, with protein MAPIKLENVSKSFGNVNVINDISLAVEAGELMVFLGPSGSGKSTLLRMIAGLETIDDGALMIDGVRSEKLAPGQRNVAMVFQNYALYPHMTVRDNMAFGLRNIGMSADAIAERVQEAARMLEMEELLDRRPAQLSGGQRQRVAIGRAIVKEPKAFLFDEPLSNLDAALRVRTRVELAQLHNRMKATMIYVTHDQTEAMTLADRIVVLNNCRIEQIGTPMEVYLRPASRFVAGFVGSPGMNFLKADLSGDGAHTVRINDGSVLEIDIPEVAAGQYELGIRPESVQVVRDGQAAVTTATVGVVERLGERTLLYCTLADGTELIATDSGRTEVKTGDMVPLAFDATACHLFDEAGRAFHVH; from the coding sequence ATGGCCCCAATCAAGCTCGAGAACGTTTCCAAGAGTTTTGGGAACGTCAATGTTATCAACGATATCTCTCTTGCGGTAGAGGCCGGGGAGTTGATGGTGTTCCTCGGGCCCTCGGGTTCGGGAAAGTCGACGCTGCTGCGCATGATCGCCGGGCTTGAGACGATTGATGACGGGGCGTTGATGATCGATGGCGTTCGCAGCGAGAAACTGGCGCCCGGCCAGCGCAATGTTGCCATGGTTTTCCAGAACTATGCGCTTTATCCGCATATGACGGTGCGCGACAACATGGCTTTCGGACTGCGCAATATCGGCATGAGTGCGGATGCGATTGCCGAGCGCGTTCAGGAAGCGGCCCGCATGCTCGAAATGGAGGAGTTGCTTGACCGTCGTCCGGCCCAGCTTTCCGGGGGGCAGCGGCAGCGTGTCGCCATCGGCAGGGCGATCGTGAAGGAACCGAAGGCCTTTCTGTTTGACGAGCCGTTGTCGAACCTCGATGCGGCGCTGCGCGTCAGGACCCGCGTCGAGCTTGCCCAGCTGCACAACCGCATGAAGGCGACGATGATCTATGTCACGCATGACCAGACCGAGGCGATGACGCTCGCCGACCGGATCGTGGTGCTCAACAATTGCCGGATCGAGCAGATCGGCACGCCGATGGAAGTCTACCTGCGTCCGGCCTCGCGTTTCGTGGCCGGTTTTGTCGGCTCTCCGGGCATGAATTTCCTGAAGGCCGATCTGTCGGGAGACGGAGCGCATACGGTGCGCATCAATGACGGCTCCGTTCTTGAAATCGATATCCCCGAAGTCGCGGCCGGGCAGTATGAACTGGGCATACGTCCGGAATCCGTCCAGGTCGTCAGGGACGGCCAGGCGGCCGTCACGACGGCCACTGTCGGCGTGGTGGAGCGGCTTGGCGAACGGACGCTTCTCTACTGCACCCTCGCCGACGGCACGGAGCTGATCGCGACCGACAGCGGCCGGACCGAGGTCAAGACCGGCGACATGGTGCCGCTCGCCTTCGATGCGACGGCATGTCATCTCTTTGACGAAGCGGGACGCGCGTTCCACGTCCACTGA
- a CDS encoding TRAP transporter substrate-binding protein → MKTMTSALAVLAAGMTLAAGSADAAVRLKLADALAADHPTSVILEQFAEEVEEKTDGEVKIRLYMNGVLGSEREVLEQVQNGAVDITRVSAANLENFNPIYQAFTLPYLFNSQEHFYEVMDGPIVDPVYQASLDSGFMGLTYFDSGARSFYTKSKCVETPDDLKGQKLRVINSHTSIRMVELMGGIPTPLPYGEIYTALQQGVIDGAENNPTALTLGRHGEVVKCYSLDEHLRIPDFLVISKTAMDKLTDEQIAIIKEAAVNATQAQKQVWNEAVDEAMQQIGEMGVTIVTPDKAPFQEKVAPLIEEYKQDPAIGQLVDAIQSAQ, encoded by the coding sequence ATGAAGACAATGACATCCGCACTGGCCGTATTGGCCGCAGGCATGACGCTTGCAGCCGGTTCGGCCGACGCCGCCGTTCGCCTGAAGCTGGCCGACGCGCTGGCAGCCGATCATCCCACGAGCGTGATCCTCGAGCAGTTTGCCGAAGAGGTCGAGGAAAAGACCGACGGCGAGGTCAAGATCCGGCTCTACATGAACGGCGTTCTCGGCTCCGAGCGCGAGGTTCTGGAGCAGGTGCAGAACGGCGCTGTGGACATCACCCGCGTCAGCGCCGCAAACCTTGAAAACTTCAACCCGATCTACCAGGCCTTCACGCTGCCTTATCTGTTCAACAGCCAGGAGCATTTCTACGAGGTCATGGACGGACCGATCGTCGATCCGGTCTACCAGGCTTCGCTCGACAGCGGCTTCATGGGGCTCACCTATTTCGACAGCGGCGCCCGCTCGTTCTACACCAAATCGAAATGCGTCGAGACGCCGGACGACCTCAAGGGCCAGAAGCTGCGCGTCATCAACTCGCATACCTCGATCCGGATGGTCGAACTGATGGGCGGCATTCCCACGCCCCTGCCCTACGGCGAAATCTACACCGCCCTGCAGCAGGGGGTCATCGACGGCGCCGAAAACAACCCGACGGCGCTGACGCTCGGCCGCCATGGCGAAGTGGTCAAGTGCTATTCGCTGGACGAACACCTGCGCATTCCGGACTTTCTGGTGATCTCCAAAACCGCGATGGACAAGCTGACGGACGAGCAGATCGCCATTATCAAGGAGGCCGCGGTGAACGCCACGCAGGCGCAGAAGCAGGTCTGGAACGAGGCCGTCGACGAGGCCATGCAGCAGATCGGGGAAATGGGCGTCACCATCGTGACCCCCGACAAGGCGCCTTTCCAGGAGAAGGTTGCCCCACTGATCGAGGAATACAAACAGGATCCGGCAATCGGCCAGTTGGTCGACGCCATCCAGAGCGCTCAATAA